A stretch of Canis aureus isolate CA01 chromosome 28, VMU_Caureus_v.1.0, whole genome shotgun sequence DNA encodes these proteins:
- the LOC144300133 gene encoding protein arginine N-methyltransferase 2-like codes for MCQNLSCWFTPLSNSFDFFPRSFAIKEFFSKPKYNHILKPEDCLSEPCTILQLDRRSVQIADLEQVASTVTGLDVGPGSAAASERGWRGTAASSCPGALAACCHALTGAASLPYRLPEQTVKGELHFEIRKAGTLHGFTAWFSVRFQSLEEDESQLVLSTGPFHPTTHWKQVLFMMDEPVSVLSGDVITGSVMLQRNPVWRRHMSVALSWSVTSTQDPTSQKVRLVPCRRAGAGRWCWETGLVVVVPRPRPRAPALLSHPPHGKWMLLLVEQETGAGR; via the exons ATGTGTCAGAACCTGAGCTGTTGGTTCACGCCTCTGAGCAACTCCTTTGACTTTTTCCCTAGATCTTTTGCGATTAAGGAGTTTTTTTCGAAGCCCAAGTACAACCACATTTTGAAGCCAGAAGACTGTCTGTCTGAACCGTGCACCATCCTGCAGCTGGACAGGAGATCCGTGCAGATCGCTGACCTGGAG CAAGTTGCATCCACAGTTACTGGACTAGACGTGGGGCCGGGCAGTGCAGCGGCATCTGAGCGGGGCTGGCGGGGGACAGCTGCTAGTTCCTGCCCCGGAGCCCTCGCCGCCTGCTGTCACGCGCTCACGGGAGCCGCGTCCCTTCCTTATCGTTTGCCTGAACAGACCGTGAAAGGCGAGCTGCACTTTGAGATCAGGAAGGCCGGCACGCTGCATGGATTCACGGCCTGGTTCAGTGTCCGGTTCCAGAGCCTGGAGGAGGACGAGTCGCAGCTGGTGCTGAGCACAGGCCCGTTTCACCC AACCACCCACTGGAAGCAGGTGCTGTTTATGATGGACGAGCCCGTGTCCGTGCTCTCGGGAGATGTGATCACAGGCTCGGTTATGTTGCAGAGAAACCCCGTGTGGAGGAGGCACATGTCCGTGGCGCTCAGCTGGTCCGTCACTTCCACACAAGACCCCACATCGCAGAAAGTAAGGCTCGTGCCGTGTCGCAGGGCAGGTGCTGGGCGCTGGTGCTGGGAGACGGGCCTGGTGGTCGTGGTGCCACGGCCTCGGCCTCGCGCGCCTGCGCTGCTTTCTCACCCTCCTCACGGGAAGTGGATGTTGTTATTGGTAGAACAGGAAACGGGGGCAGGAAGGTGA